The window GTGGGGATTCGTAGGGCCAAGAGAGGGGGAGTTGGTGGGCCAGAGGGGCCGTGCGGGTGGAGCAGTTATGGTTCTGGAGGGCTTGGGCTTGGGCCATACGGGGCCTTTTCGGGTTTTATGAGGGAGGAGAGTGGGAGGGCGAAGGTGAGTGGTGAATCAGTGAGAGAAGCAGTTACTTTGGCGGCTAGTAACCAAGCGTTTGAGGTGGTTTATTATCCTCGAGCGAATACTCCTGAGTTTTGTATTAGGACCTCGGCTGTGAGAGGGGCTATGAGGATTCAGTGGTGTTCCGGTATGAGGTTCAAGATGCCTTTTGAGACTGAGGATTCTTCCAGGATAAGCTGGTTCATGGGGACTATTGCTTCTGTTCAGGTTCTTGATCCTATTCGCTGGCCTAATTCACCTTGGAGGCTTCTTCAGGTACACACTATTTCAATTCATGCTTGTCTTTGCCAATATTCTAAAGTTTGAATTTTCATCGCAACAGGTTAGTTGGGATGAGCCTGATTTGCTACATAATGTGAAGCGAGTGAGCCCATGGTTGGTTGAGTTGGTATCTAACGTGCCAATCATCCATCTGGCAGCCTTCTCTCCACCAAGGAAGAAGCTTAGGTTCCCCCTTGACGTTCAGTTTCCGATACCATCGTTTTCAGGCAACCCCTTTGGGTCTTCTAGCTCTAGCAGCCCCTTTTGTTGTCTCTCTGATAACGCTCCTGCAGGCATACAGGGAGCCAGGCATTCTCAAATTGGAATATCTTTATCAGATCTCCACCTTAACAATAAGCTGCAGTTGGGGTTGCTTCCAACTAAAGTCCACCAGCTTAATTTGCACGCCGGGATTTCTAATGCTAAGAGTAAAGAAAGTCTATCATCCTTGCTCTCCATGGGAAATTCTAACATGACTTTGGAGAAATCTGATCATGTCAAGAGACACCATTTTTTGCTTTTCGGTCAACCGATACTCACCGAGCAACAAATCTCTAGATCTTCTAGTGATGTCGCCACGGATGATGAGAAtaaggaaaagaagaagaagggatttCTTAGTGACTCCCAGTCTTCAGTTTCACCAGGAAATTTATCTTCTACTGCCGAGTTCTCTTGGCAACTCGGTTCTGATACCAGTCATTGCAAGGTTTTCATGGAGTCTGAAGATGTAGGACGGACACTTGACTTGTCCTGCCTTTCTTCTTATCAAGAGTTGTACATGAGACTCGCTAACATGTTTGGAATAGAGAGGTCTGATATGTTGAGTCATGTTCTCTACTGCGACTCATCCGGTGCTCTTAAGCAAATTGGAGAGGAACCCTTCAGGTATCATTCCATTTCTTGTTCATGGTTTTTCTTTCTACATTTTTATTTGCTTCGATGGAGTCTTATGTTTTATTCGGGTTTTATTTTCCTGCAGTGAGTTCATGAAGACAGCAAAAAGATTGACCATTCTGACGGATTCAAACAACAAAGATAGTAGAAggtgggagaaagaaaattaatgaaatatgtATAGGATGTGCTTCCGGGGAAGATACTATTGTATGTGCAAGTGTAACTGTTCCTTCCTCTTTGTGACTTCAAAGTCTGTTTTGCAGGGTTTGGATCACAGGAACTCGAAATGCTGAACATGGATTGGATGCTGCATCAAATAAGACAGGTCCTCTCAGTATATTTGCTTAATATGGTGTGGCATGGCATCGGAGACATTGTTTTTAGATATGAAAAGTTGAAGGACATAGTTATTACTCAGTTGTAAGAGATGCTAATATGAACTGAAAATTCCATCAATATTGGCGTCTTTGTTTTCGATGTCCATTTgtagaaaataatgatttttcctGTATGATGGACAATTACTattctaatattaattaattaattaacctaGATTTGGTTCCCACGAGCGAGTTTGCTATTCTTTTGGCTGTTGCCGCGTCTACACGTCACTAGTTCTGGCGAATTTTGAGTATAGTGTGGTGACTGTGAGCACACAGGAAAACTGTGGTCATCAGTTCAAGCCATGCTCTGCCATTTGTTGGCGTCATGGATAGTGTATTTATGTGATGTGGATTAAGTGTtagatttaattttgaatagttCAATCTGattgaaaatatatgtttaaattaaaattttacactaAAACGCATTATTCTGTATGAGATTGATTTAAGTAATAAAACAAATGAAtctaaaaacactttttttattgtGAATCTTTGTCGGGTTTCATATATGATATGTGCATCAATTGGTCGAGGTTCATTGAATTAGTAAAACACCAATGATAATATTTAAAACTAGTGTAAAAGATAATCAaagatatataaattaagaaatttcgTTCATAGTTAACTTtggtgaagtttttttttttattttttttagggaagGATAGATATAACATTTCATTCATAAGATTAGAAACAATACAAGATgagatataataaaatttatgagaTCTAACATAAAATCTTGAAGCCCTATTAAAATTGTGCTTAAGATTGACTTGTGTCTTAACAAAACTCATCCTAGAGTTTGATGAAAACCTGAAATCTGTTCTACATCTATTGATAATGAGATCAAAATCTGAAACTCCTTTAGAACATTTGTTGAAAGAACCATAAACCATTTTGTAGTTGAGCTCGAAAACAACATTGTATAAATGAAGATGACGAATCCAGTCTATGGCTTTGGAGAGTGCCCATGCTCGGCATCTTCTGGTGATGGAATTCCTGGTGCAAATAATGTTTTGGCTTTGATGAAATTCTTGTGAGGGTCTCTCAAACAAAAACCTGCTCCAAAAGTATTAGCTTCCGCGAAGATGGCTCCGTCGAGGTTGCACTTGGAGAAGCCTTGATGAGGAGAAGTCCATGTGGTGTTCATGCTGACCATTTGATGGAGAGTCTGAGATGTTGATACTGCACGAATTTTGATGAAGTTGGGATTTAAAATTTAcagttatacttttttttatttgatgaataACATTTTTACTTGAGGCTTtcatattctctctctctctttcttttttactcCCACTTAGATTTGATTGCAGCtctctatttttaaaagaaattttcaattaaaaaatatcgcATCAAACACTGAAATTTATcggaacaaaattaataaattgttaaaaagaaaagttgCCAGTTGCATAGAGCTGTTTTTGCACAAAATGTTCAAAGAAGGTTAAAAGGAGTGAAGAGGATAGGATGACTCACCGGAATACAACCCAAAAAATACATCAAACTCAATTTCATGAACACTCTAATGATTAAATATAACTTAAAGTCAGggtatctctttattttttttacagtaacATCGTATctgattttcaaaaatatacctAATTAACTTTTTCAACCATGAGGACCAGTAATTAAACTTCGGCCATCAATTTACACAACTCAAACAGATTTATACGCAACGAATTTTTTCATGGTTTCGTgccgattttttttattcatctctCTTTCCCCATCGTCTGAGGGTTCATTGAATAATAGGTAGTGAAAATAACAGATTAAACGTCTTATCGAAGCTCTTTTATTTGCTGAAAACGTTAGAAATAAGTCCATAGTGGGGATCATTtcgattacaatgtttaaaAATTCTGGTTTTTGAAATTGGCTTCTAGTTTAGGTTTTGACTTTCTTAGCCTTTAGTCTCCTGCTTTTGTTGATGGATTGGGTTTCAATTTAGGTGATAAATGAGGCATTCTACTATCATGGtttcatattaatttgtaatttaggTGGTATTGCACAAAGAGTTTAATAACTACGGTACTATATACTATCAGTTTTTTTACTGTTATTCAATCggatatctttttttaaattagttattataatgATGGTGTGATTAGATAAACATATAAAAAGGTTTTTCATTATCAATggatatatcatatattattcATTCTTGAATCTCTCTCCTCTAGCCATTTATCTTATGATAAGGACATTGATGAATGATAAAGCTAGTAAAAAGGTAAAAGGAATGCTTTGTCTCTTAGTCAAGTTAGAGTGGCATTACGTGAGTTCGTCGTTGCAGTTGGAAGTTGTCACAACCCGCAAGCTACTCACACGGGGTGGAATATATGCGCAATTTACCTAAACCAGGCGACGTCGAATTCATTGACTATTAGATTCAACCATACCAAAGCCAAGAAAGTGGAACCAccctttatgttttttaagttGTTCTTCAATTGCAAACTTAGAACGGTCACCATCTAGGCCCTTTCTCCCCTTCTCAaagcaaaatattaaattaacatcCAACAATCATCGACattgtttatgtttttataaaatatagtttGGCTCAACAAGCAAGACATTATAATGATAGGTTAGTCCCGTCCCCATCACTGATTAACTATCAATTTCATTAATCACCttgcaaattttcaaattaaaacttgAAAATGTCATTGAACCTAGTCTAGGCCGATAGCATGTATGTCGGTGCCGTGGTGGCAAAAATTGATGAATCAGAGGGTAGAGTTAATCTCGCGAATTACTaacacgtttggtttttttttttttttttggtgcaaAGTGTGAACATATGTTTGGTAAGGGAattcatcaaaaataaaaatggtgaggggcaaaatttaatttgttaccTCAAAAGAGGGCAAAGGTATGGTGTGCAAGAGTTGAATTTTCAAGCAGAATTTTAAATGCTTTATGTGAATTAATAAATAGGATAATACTCTATGGTTGTGGCAATGATCAAGACCCTGAGTAGTACCTGACTTTGAGGGTGTTTGAGATCAGATTCAAGAGGTTGGGATCTGAAAGCCAGAAAACATGATATGTGTGGTATTTTGAAATGCAATTTGTTGTGGCAAATTGACGTGCAAATTGGGTTTGGTCTcaattgttgttgtattgaGTGTAGTGATGGGGTTCGAGAATTGAAGACTGATGAGGACAGACAGGTCCATCCCAATCCCAAGAAAACCACCTTAACCCAAGTGTTTTGATGAGTCGGCCAAGGTCACACGTGGGAGTGGAACACAAAAGACCAATGCCTAAGTAGGAGATGAGGTGATATATCACAATTCTAAATTAGACAGACACTTTCACGTGTTAGTGTCACCGTTTTGATGGTCGAGCCTTTTGTTTTGCCCATTTTGATGGCGTTTTAGGATTTGACTTTCACCCCTTTCCACCCACTCTCTTCTCTTCAAATCCTCAAAATCAAACTTGAGGTAATTGTGAATTGTGAACCAAAAGAGAACAGattgaattatatatgtacTAGTATCAGTTAAAATTGTATTAGTATAGTAACTTGACTCGATTTTTTTATACAACTAGTATCTTTTATGATCACTGattaggctaaaataattttatgtggtTAATTCACAAGTTTGGTGATTGGTGATAACTTTGTTTGgtttagtaacatttttttttcctagctttcaatttgatttgattacAACATATGCAGTATAGCTTATATGGGGATCAATGTCAATTTTAAATTGCAAAACTAAGAGAGTTTGATATAATCAAAGCAGCGTTGCAGAAATTTATGGATGAAAATTTAGCTACACATCGCAAGTCAAATGGTCAAAGGAACAGGCATTGGAAGTGGGTgtcaaaataagaagaaaaaaaagggggcatGGCAAGTCACAAGGTGCAAAGACAAAGAAAACTCGTTCCGAGGAGTTGAATGCCCTTGTTTTCAGTTACAAAACCGTAGTTTCTGGAACTTGTTTTCTTTGCATTGGGATAGGGAGGCATCTTCCTATTTCATCATCCCACTTTTCACTGATAAATGaaaatctcattaaaaaaaaaatcaacaactaatgaatgaattgaaaatctTGGCTTGCTGcgtaccaatttttttttatcggtaggttttgtagttttgtaattttactccCTCGCATGTTAAAGtttaatatgatataattttcaaaaatataccaAGTAAGCAAAATGGCCTAGTGGCTCTTATATTTGTATGGAGTATAGGGTTGAAAGTTAAAATCCCATTTCCAATTTTGtcattcttctcatttttgCAGGACATCTTGTTGgcaaaatcttttaaatatttaagaatttaatcgtaaatgaaatgaataaaTAGGAACAccgaattgaaaattgaaacttaAAAGACCAAATTCGCACAATACTAAATTAGATgaccaaatttaaatttaaaataaatttagaaaacaaagtttataatttttacttttttaaaatgaaaacctaagttgttatatataaaacaaataaattattatttctcaataaattagtattaatgtttttgttttagatttgctccaactatatttttgtttgtgttcaGTTTAATTAATGagaaatgctaataatatgttCTTTAACACACATTTTattatgtgttttaaaaaaaacacattctattatatgttaaatttatagaaaattttaaaaattaagaaaatgagtcattaaacaaaaagtaagagtaaaaaaaaactgttactttttatgaattttaatcaCTAAATATAAAGAGTTTGTTTAAAAGAGTAGTATATTACAACATTTATTGTTGATAtttctcttaattaattaatacaccttttgttttttttttgattaatttaatttgcaatgaagaaagaaaatttccaCCACTATGTAATCAATCCTTGTGGATGCATGTGAAtgatttaggttaaattagtttttttatttctctactttttaaatttaatttgatcttctaatttttttagatacaatttcatcttctaatttttcaaattaatttaatttggtcattcaatctaaattataagaaatcacACTCTGTGACGGATCAAAATCGTCACTAAGTGATTTTGAACTGTCATAGAAttcacattttccaaaaaaaatgaattgactttaaaaattagaggactaaattgaattaaaaatatcacaaaaaatgAGGTtgaatagtatttttaaaaatttatagtttttcttaagactattaaacacatttttatcGTCTAGTGTAGATAAATCTAAAAATGCTtagatatgttttaatttagaCTTTATCAAATGATGAAGAAAatagttttctttgaaaaatagaaagaatataagttctaaaaaataaattcaaacctTTTGTCAGTTAATCAATGATAAAGCATACAAAGAAATTATATTGGTTCATCTTAGTTCTAAGTTCTTAACAATCACTAAGTTTTCACAAACTTATCAAAGTTGTAGGTATTGTTCATTGGTACTCTTGGTTCTTACATTTGTAAGTTCTACTCTAAGCTTAACTTGAGACAAGTATTTTTTGTTCTACCAAGTCACTGTTGACTCTAAACAAATCAATAATATTTGTTGGAAATTTACACACTAACTAAAACTAATGATCATCTTACTGACAAATATATCATTCAACATTTTAAGTCTTTTCTCTTAAGGTATATAAGGTGTTATGAGAGTTTAGTATTTTTACAAAAACTTACAAAAagttttttacaataaagaatgaaagaatGATTCACTTGAATTGCTTGTATCTTATTTCTCCAAAACTTCTTCTATATATAGCCTTCATCTTCAAGTATTT of the Glycine max cultivar Williams 82 chromosome 13, Glycine_max_v4.0, whole genome shotgun sequence genome contains:
- the LOC100808472 gene encoding auxin response factor 18, which produces MKETDKSLDPQLWHACAGGMVQMPPVNSKVFYFPQGHAEHAQSNVDFGAARIPIPPLILCRVAAVKFLADPETDEVFARLRLVPLRNSELDYEDSDANGEAEGSEKPASFAKTLTQSDANNGGGFSVPRYCAETIFPRLDYSAEPPVQTVIARDVHGEVWKFRHIYRGTPRRHLLTTGWSSFVNQKKLVAGDSIVFLRAENGDLCVGIRRAKRGGVGGPEGPCGWSSYGSGGLGLGPYGAFSGFMREESGRAKVSGESVREAVTLAASNQAFEVVYYPRANTPEFCIRTSAVRGAMRIQWCSGMRFKMPFETEDSSRISWFMGTIASVQVLDPIRWPNSPWRLLQVSWDEPDLLHNVKRVSPWLVELVSNVPIIHLAAFSPPRKKLRFPLDVQFPIPSFSGNPFGSSSSSSPFCCLSDNAPAGIQGARHSQIGISLSDLHLNNKLQLGLLPTKVHQLNLHAGISNAKSKESLSSLLSMGNSNMTLEKSDHVKRHHFLLFGQPILTEQQISRSSSDVATDDENKEKKKKGFLSDSQSSVSPGNLSSTAEFSWQLGSDTSHCKVFMESEDVGRTLDLSCLSSYQELYMRLANMFGIERSDMLSHVLYCDSSGALKQIGEEPFSEFMKTAKRLTILTDSNNKDSRRVWITGTRNAEHGLDAASNKTGPLSIFA